The following coding sequences are from one Onychomys torridus chromosome 16, mOncTor1.1, whole genome shotgun sequence window:
- the Mroh6 gene encoding maestro heat-like repeat-containing protein family member 6: MAGGVWGRGRDGPVGSLTLTALAEGIRANQGQPVGPSSTGPQAEPPELGPEAEICPQTLTPAFEAQPGNEVVAPTAGSGNCSPHDAQEPAPERPFQASQYSWEEGALADLALYTAACLEEAGYAGTQATALTLSSALEARGQRLEDQVHGLVRGLLAQVPSLAEGRPRRAALRVLSALALEHAQDVVCALLPSSLPPDRAAAELWRSLSRNQRVNGQVLVQLLWALKGAAGPEPEALAATRALGEMLAVSGCVGATRGFYPHLLLALVTQLHELAQGVHSPDSPKVWEPSHRGPPHSHASCTVEALKALLTGDGGRMVVTCMEQAGGWRRLVGAHTHLEGVLLLASAMVAHADHHLRGLFADLLPRLRSSNDPQRLTAMAFFTGLLQSRPTARLLREEVILDRLRTWQGDPEPTVRWLGLLGLGHLAMNRGKIRHVNTLLPVLLRALGEGDARLVDAALGALRKLLLQPGAPVRLLSFELRPRLPPLLDDARDSVRASAVGLLGTLVRRGQRGLRLGLRGPLRKLVLQSLVPLLLRLHDSSRDAAESSEWTLARCDQALRWGLLEEMVTVAHYDSPEALSRVCHRLVQRYPSHVKHFLSQTQGYLRSPQDTLRRAATVLIGFLVYHASPRGVSQDLLDSLFQDLGQLQGDPESAVSAAAHVSAQQVALLARAQVRPRRSSLLRFIRHHSYPTRPHPLYDDSPFLRRSLAGRWSCPEPR; encoded by the exons ATGGCTGGGGGTGTGTGGGGCCGGGGCCGGGATGGCCCTGTGGGATCCCTAACTCTTACAGCTCTAGCTGAAGGGATCCGGGCTAACCAGGGGCAGCCTGTGGGACCCTCTTCCACAGGCCCTCAGGCTGAGCCCCCGGAGCTTGGGCCTGAGGCTGAGATCTGCCCTCAAACACTCACCCCTGCCTTTGAGGCCCAGCCTGGGAATGAAGTGGTTGCCCCCACAGCTGGCAGTGGGAACTGTTCCCCACACGATGCCCAGGAGCCAGCCCCCGAGAGACCCTTCCAG GCTTCCCAGTATTCCTGGGAGGAAGGAGCCCTTGCAGACCTTGCGTTGTATACAGCTGCCTGTCTGGAGGAGGCTGGCTATGCGGGAACCCAGGCAACAGCGCTCACTCTGTCCTCAGCCCTGGAAGCCCGGGGGCAACGACTGGAGGACCAG GTTCACGGTCTGGTGCGTGGGCTGCTGGCACAGGTGCCTAGCCTGGCGGAGGGGAGACCCCGGCGGGCAGCCCTACGGGTGCTGAGCGCACTGGCTCTGGAGCATGCGCAGGATGTGGTGTGTGCGCTGCTCCCCAGTTCTCTGCCCCCGGACCG GGCAGCCGCTGAGCTGTGGCGAAGCCTAAGCCGGAACCAGCGTGTAAATGGCCAGGTGCTGGTGCAACTGCTGTGGGCACTGAAGGGCGCAGCTGGTCCTGAGCCTGAGGCTCTGGCG GCCACACGCGCTCTTGGGGAGATGTTGGCAGTCTCTGGCTGCGTGGGAGCCACTCGGGGTTTCTACCCTCACCTGCTGTTAGCCCTGGTCACACAGCTGCATGAGCTGGCTCAAGGGGTCCATTCCCCTGACAGCCCTAAGGTTTGGGAGCCTTCTCACCGAGGGCCACCTCACAGCCACGCCAG CTGCACCGTGGAGGCCCTGAAGGCCCTGCTCACAGGGGATGGTGGCCGAATGGTGGTCACATGCATGGAGCAagcaggaggctggaggagaCTGGTAGGAGCCCACACGCACCTGGAGGGTGTCCTGCTGCTGGCCAG TgccatggtggcgcatgccgATCACCATCTGCGAGGCCTTTTTGCAGACTTGCTTCCTCGGCTACGAAGTTCCAATGACCCGCAGCGCCTCACAGCTATGGCCTTCTTTACTGGG CTGTTGCAGAGCCGGCCCACTGCACGGCTCTTACGGGAGGAAGTCATCCTGGATCGGCTTCGAACTTGGCAAGGCGACCCAGAGCCCACCGTGCGCTGGCTAGGCCTACTTGGTCTTGGCCACCTGGCAATGAATCGTGGGAAG ATAAGGCATGTGAACACGCTGCTGCCGGTGCTCCTTAGAGCGCTGGGCGAAGGCGATGCGCGGCTCGTGGATGCTGCTCTAGGTGCACTCCGGAAACTACTCCTGCAACCGGGAGCACCGGTGAGGCTCCTCAGCTTCGAGCTGCGACCACGCCTCCCGCCGCTACTGGACGAC GCTCGGGACTCTGTCCGTGCTTCAGCGGTAGGACTTCTTGGAACGCTGGTGCGGCGGGGTCAGAGAGGGCTCCGGCTGGGGCTTCGGGGACCCCTGCGGAAATTGGTGCTGCAGAGTCTGGTGCCGTTATTGTTACGCCTACACGACTCCAGCCGGGACGCTGCTGAG AGCTCAGAGTGGACATTAGCTCGCTGTGACCAGGCCCTTCGATGGGGCCTGCTGGAGGAGATGGTCACTGTGGCTCACTATGACAGCCCCGAGGCTCTCAGCCGTGTCTGCCACCGCCTG GTTCAGCGATATCCAAGCCATGTTAAGCATTTCCTGAGTCAGACCCAGGGCTACCTGCGGAGCCCACAGGACACCTTGCGCCGCGCAGCCACGGTGCTCATAG GCTTCCTCGTCTATCATGCTAGCCCCCGTGGAGTCAGTCAGGACCTGTTGGACTCTCTGTTCCAGG ACCTAGGACAGCTGCAGGGCGACCCGGAGTCTGCGGTTTCCGCGGCAGCGCACGTGTCTGCCCAGCAGGTGGCGCTGCTTGCCCGGGCGCAGGTCCGACCTCGCCGCTCCAGCCTCTTACGCTTCATCCGCCATCACTCATACCCTACAAGGCCCCATCCACTCTATGACGATAGTCCGTTCCTACGCCGGAGCCTTGCAGGCCGATGGAGCTGTCCTGAACCTCGGTGA
- the Naprt gene encoding nicotinate phosphoribosyltransferase, translating into MELDLDGRAVVRPLLTDLYQATMALGYWRAGRACEAAEFELFFRQCPFGGSFALAAGLRDCMCFLRSFRLQDADVQFLASVLPPDTDPGFFEHLRALDCSGVTVRALPEGSLAFPGVPLLQVSGPLLLVQLLETPLLCLVSYASLVATNAARLRLIAGPEKRLLEMGLRRAQGPDGGFTASIYSYLGGFNSSSNTLAGQLRGVPVAGTLAHSFVTSFSGSEVPPDPMLAPASGEGPAVDLTASVNLWLKRVCSYLGLEVQEPHPGERAAFVAYALAFPRAFQGLLDSYSVRRSGLPNFLAIALALGELGYRAVGVRLDSGDLLQQAQEIRGIFRAVGAQFQMPWLESVPIAVSNNIDEKELTRLSQKGSEVNVIGIGTSVVTCPKQPSMGCVYKLVSVGGQPRMKLTEDPEKQTLPGSKAAFRFLGSDGSFLLDLLQLAEEPPPKAGQELRVWPRGAREPRTVKPAQVEPLLRLCLQQGQLCEPLPTLHESRTFAQQSLSRLSPAHKQLQNPTVYPVALSEKLRALVDHLSAGGPL; encoded by the exons ATGGAGCTGGACCTCGACGGGCGCGCGGTGGTGCGGCCACTGCTCACTGATCTCTACCAGGCCACCATGGCGCTGGGCTATTGGCGCGCAGGCCGGGCATGCGAGGCAGCAGAGTTCGAGCTCTTCTTCCGACAGTGCCCGTTTGGAGGCTCCTTTGCCTTGGCTGCCGGCCTGCGGGACTGCATGTGCTTCCTGCGCTCCTTCCGTCTGCAGGACGCAG ACGTGCAGTTCCTGGCTTCAGTGCTACCCCCAGACACTGACCCTGGGTTCTTCGAGCACCTTCGGGCCCTTGACTGCTCTGGGGTGACGGTGCGGGCCCTGCCAGAGGGTTCCCTCGCCTTCCCTGGC GTGCCGCTGCTGCAGGTGTCTGGGCCCCTCCTTCTGGTACAGCTGCTGGAGACTCCGCTGCTGTGTCTGGTCAGTTACGCTAG CCTCGTAGCCACCAATGCTGCTCGGCTTCGCCTGATTGCAGGGCCGGAGAAGAGACTGCTAGAGATGGGCTTGCGGCGAGCTCAGGGTCCAGATGGGGGCTTCACGGCCTCCATTTACAGCTACCTGGGCG GgttcaacagcagcagcaacacccTTGCTGGACAACTGAGGGGTGTGCCGGTGGCAGGGACCCTGGCCCACTCCTTTGTCACTTCATTTTCGGGTAGTGAGGTGCCCCCCGACCCG ATGTTGGCTCCAGCTTCTGGTGAGGGCCCCGCAGTGGACCTGACGGCCAGTGTAAATTTGTGGCTGAAGCGTGTGTGCAGCTATCTGGGGTTGGAGGTGCAGGAGCCACATCCAGGGGAAAGGGCAGCATTTGTGGCCTATGCGTTGGCCTTTCCCCGGGCCTTCCAGGGCCTGCTAGATTCCTACAGTGTACGCAG GAGTGGTCTTCCCAATTTTCTGGCCATCGCCCTGGCATTGGGGGAGCTGGGCTACAGGGCAGTGGGCGTGAGGCTGGACAGTGGTGACCTGCTTCAGCAAGCTCAGGAGATCCGAGGGATCTTTCGAGCTGTTGGTGCCCA GTTCCAGATGCCCTGGCTGGAGTCTGTTCCCATTGCAGTCAGCAACAACATTGACGAGAAGGAGCTAACACGACTGTCCCAAAAG GGCAGTGAGGTGAACGTCATTGGCATTGGCACCAGCGTGGTCACCTGTCCCAAACAGCCTTCTATGGGCTGTGTCTACAAA CTGGTgtctgtgggaggccagcctcGAATGAAGCTGACAGAGGACCCCGAGAAGCAAACCCTACCAGGGAGCAAGGCTGCCTTCCGGTTCCTAGGCTCCGATG GGTCTTTCCTACTGGACCTACTGCAGTTAGCAGAAGAGCCCCCACCCAAGGCCGGGCAGGAACTCAGGGTTTGGCCCCGAGGGGCCCGGGAGCCCCGGACTGTGAAGCCAGCCCAGGTGGAGCCCTTGCTGCGACTCTGCCTGCAGCAGGGACAG CTGTGTGAGCCACTTCCAACTCTCCATGAGTCCAGAACCTTTGCCCAGCAGTCCCTGAGCCGACTCAGCCCTGCTCATAAGCAGCTGCAGAACCCTACAGTGTATCCG GTCGCGCTGTCAGAGAAGCTGCGGGCACTGGTAGACCATCTGAGTGCTGGAGGGCCCTTGTAA